The proteins below come from a single Bacteroidales bacterium WCE2004 genomic window:
- a CDS encoding 4Fe-4S binding domain-containing protein, translating to MLRKIRIALAAVFFVGITLLFVGIGQDWLGWMAKLQFLPSALALNLVVVGVILLANFLFGRLYCSTICPMGVFQDIVIRLRRTVGKWQQDAQARRLKKLKESGSAEKPKVKQYLKRFGYVSEHRWVRYPVLVLSVVSIFVSGQMLIALIAPYSAYGRVVRSLVGAASGSVVPALLVTGLVTLAVIVCCAWLWGREYCNTVCPVGTFLSLVSRFALFRPTIDTDKCTKCGRCERGCKASCIDAKSHKIDYSRCVVCFDCVDNCQEGALKYRFAGFGKKAGKAGGEDKADGGRRAFLATTALVGTALAAKAQHAQGGFAEVLPKQAPERGTRLVPPGAGSVQSFYDHCTACQLCVSACPNGVLRPSSDFGHFLQPQMGYENGFCRPECHACSDICPAGAIRPLKPGQKQTVQIGLAHVNLELCFAAKGEASCGNCAHHCPSGAIRMVTVEGCAYPVPTVSEAQCIGCGACEFLCPSRPVSAITVRGNSVHHTNA from the coding sequence ATGCTACGTAAAATCCGAATCGCCCTGGCGGCTGTCTTCTTCGTGGGGATCACGCTGCTGTTCGTGGGCATCGGCCAGGACTGGCTGGGCTGGATGGCCAAACTCCAGTTCCTGCCTTCGGCCCTGGCCCTCAACCTCGTCGTGGTCGGCGTCATCCTGCTGGCCAACTTCCTGTTCGGCCGTCTCTATTGCTCCACCATCTGCCCGATGGGCGTCTTCCAGGACATCGTGATCCGGCTGCGCCGCACCGTCGGCAAATGGCAGCAGGACGCCCAGGCCCGCCGCCTCAAGAAGCTCAAGGAGAGCGGCTCCGCCGAAAAACCGAAAGTGAAGCAATACCTCAAGCGCTTCGGCTACGTGTCCGAGCACAGATGGGTGCGCTACCCGGTGCTGGTCCTGTCGGTCGTCTCGATCTTCGTCAGCGGCCAGATGCTCATCGCCCTGATCGCGCCGTACAGCGCCTACGGGCGTGTGGTGCGCAGCCTGGTCGGCGCCGCCTCCGGCTCCGTCGTCCCCGCCCTGCTCGTCACGGGCCTGGTGACGCTCGCCGTCATCGTGTGCTGCGCCTGGCTCTGGGGCCGCGAATACTGCAACACCGTCTGCCCGGTCGGCACGTTCCTCAGCCTGGTGAGCCGCTTCGCGCTGTTCCGCCCGACCATCGACACGGACAAGTGCACGAAGTGCGGCCGCTGCGAGCGGGGCTGCAAGGCATCCTGCATCGATGCCAAAAGCCACAAGATCGACTATTCGCGCTGCGTGGTGTGTTTCGACTGCGTCGACAACTGCCAGGAGGGCGCGCTGAAATACCGCTTCGCCGGATTCGGGAAGAAAGCCGGCAAGGCCGGAGGCGAAGACAAGGCCGACGGCGGCCGCCGCGCTTTCCTCGCTACCACGGCGCTGGTCGGCACCGCGCTGGCCGCGAAGGCCCAGCATGCGCAGGGCGGCTTCGCGGAGGTGCTCCCCAAGCAGGCCCCCGAGCGCGGCACGCGCCTGGTGCCTCCGGGAGCAGGGAGCGTGCAGTCATTCTACGACCACTGCACCGCCTGCCAGCTCTGCGTGAGCGCCTGCCCCAACGGGGTGCTGCGTCCGTCTTCCGACTTCGGGCACTTCCTCCAGCCCCAGATGGGCTATGAGAACGGCTTCTGCCGCCCGGAGTGCCACGCCTGCAGCGACATCTGCCCGGCGGGCGCCATCCGTCCGCTGAAGCCCGGCCAGAAGCAGACCGTCCAGATCGGCCTGGCGCACGTCAACCTCGAACTCTGCTTCGCCGCCAAGGGCGAAGCCAGCTGCGGCAACTGCGCGCACCACTGCCCTTCCGGCGCCATCCGCATGGTCACGGTCGAAGGTTGCGCCTACCCGGTGCCGACCGTCTCCGAGGCGCAGTGCATCGGCTGCGGCGCCTGCGAGTTCCTGTGCCCGTCCCGCCCGGTCAGCGCCATCACCGTACGCGGGAATTCCGTTCACCACACCAACGCTTGA
- a CDS encoding Peptidase family M23: MPKYVLNPETLLYEEKEEPRYLKHVRLAVAIVAAAGFVLLYFWLYTSVFHWDLPKTAMLKRRAAAWEAKMEVLSNRLDLYDRTLTAIEQRDDQVYRSIYGLGEIPDAVKNSGLGGVNRYAEVDRLGTNSSLGWTVRRLDGLTKRTYIQGKALDEVGMLARTAGDMLACVPSVPPVLPDRNRVHLSSGFGYRTDPVYGGGERHGGQDMAGPTGTPVYATGDGIVTMAEFKTNGYGNQVIIDHGYGYQTRYAHLSVITVVAGMPVRRGEQIGNIGSTGKSTGPHLHYEVVYRGDRVNPMNYMDFNMSLDEYRSMIGTRVQESPVGKRTSTTELLRRSKKGNG, from the coding sequence ATGCCGAAGTATGTACTGAACCCTGAAACGCTGCTGTACGAGGAGAAGGAAGAACCCAGGTATCTCAAGCACGTCCGTCTGGCGGTGGCCATCGTGGCCGCCGCGGGTTTCGTATTGCTGTACTTCTGGCTCTACACCTCCGTGTTCCATTGGGACCTGCCCAAGACCGCGATGCTCAAGCGCCGTGCGGCCGCGTGGGAGGCCAAGATGGAGGTGCTCTCCAACCGCCTGGACCTCTACGACCGCACGCTGACCGCCATCGAGCAGCGTGACGACCAGGTGTACCGCTCGATCTACGGCCTGGGAGAGATCCCCGACGCCGTCAAGAATTCCGGCCTGGGCGGCGTCAACCGCTACGCCGAGGTGGACCGGCTCGGGACCAATTCCTCCCTGGGCTGGACCGTGCGGCGGCTGGACGGCCTGACCAAGCGCACCTACATCCAGGGCAAGGCGCTGGACGAAGTCGGCATGCTGGCCCGCACCGCGGGCGACATGCTTGCCTGCGTGCCCAGCGTGCCGCCCGTGCTGCCCGACCGCAACAGGGTCCACCTGTCGAGCGGCTTCGGCTACCGCACGGACCCGGTCTACGGCGGCGGCGAGCGCCACGGCGGCCAGGACATGGCCGGCCCCACGGGCACGCCCGTCTACGCCACCGGCGACGGCATCGTGACCATGGCGGAGTTCAAGACCAACGGCTACGGCAACCAGGTCATCATCGACCACGGCTACGGCTACCAGACCCGGTACGCGCACCTCAGCGTGATCACGGTCGTGGCGGGAATGCCGGTCAGGCGCGGCGAGCAGATCGGCAACATCGGCTCGACGGGCAAGTCCACCGGCCCCCACCTGCACTACGAGGTAGTCTACCGCGGCGACCGGGTGAACCCGATGAATTATATGGATTTCAACATGTCGCTTGACGAATACCGCTCGATGATCGGCACCCGCGTGCAGGAATCGCCGGTCGGCAAGCGCACCAGTACGACGGAGCTGCTCCGGCGCAGCAAGAAAGGCAATGGCTAG
- a CDS encoding methionyl-tRNA formyltransferase produces the protein MKKLDRFILKSFIGPFVAIFLVVVFILMMQTLWLYIDELVGKGLGIRTILEFLFWGVCSLALPLALPLATLLASTMTIGQFSERGELMAIRAAGISLGRVLLPLGVLALLIGGSTYVVCSRVVPHAFNQIYTLRDDIARTKDEIKIPPGTFYDGIDGYILRVGDQDKTSRMLYDVQVYDHSAHKGNISVTLADSAMLKMARSKEYLTFTLYHGSSYREDNTLRYNDTTLNLQHINFARQELLIPLKNYNFEKSDSARFDNAVRSKQPRELLHQSDSLRTYLDSLHRQHYRIVQHHGSLVMARQLDTAFRNKERSDFRAPGFLQWKNPDEDAQARIRAADNVTKLSAEITNFRFDSYDQSYNLRQTDLAYLEKFASGLACFLLFFIGAPMGALVRSKKGGLGVGLIVSVLFFVLYYVINISGSKLARDGAVETPVGVFIACAIIAPIGAYFTWRALRDAELFNMDQLKTWWRRLVSRVSRVFRPTRIVYMGTPEFAVKPLDALVQAGYKIVGVVTVADKPAGRGLKVNESAVKQYAVAHGIPVLQPVKLKDPEFLEALRAWKADLFVVVAFRMLPEEVWSMPKLGTFNLHAALLPQYRGAAPINWAVINGEKMSGVTTFMIDKDIDTGGIILREECRIRPDETAGELHDELMEIGSGLVLQTVEGLIQHNVELRVQRSFIQGSEELKPAPKLTRELCHIDWTRSTDAVYNLVRGLSPYPAAFTELVPCQPERSEGSVLKIYRTEKRPDLHAEPGTVLSDGKTYFAVATADGALALTEVQLAGKKKMAVAEFLKGFRDPQSWKAV, from the coding sequence ATGAAGAAGCTCGACCGCTTCATATTGAAGTCGTTCATCGGACCGTTCGTTGCGATCTTCCTCGTCGTAGTCTTCATCCTGATGATGCAGACCCTCTGGCTCTATATCGATGAGCTGGTCGGCAAGGGCCTGGGCATCCGCACGATCCTGGAATTCCTGTTCTGGGGCGTGTGCAGCCTGGCCCTGCCGCTCGCGCTGCCGCTCGCGACCCTGCTCGCCTCCACGATGACCATCGGTCAGTTCAGCGAGCGCGGGGAGCTGATGGCCATCCGCGCCGCGGGCATCTCGCTCGGCCGCGTCCTCCTGCCGCTGGGCGTGCTCGCCCTGCTGATCGGAGGCAGCACCTATGTGGTCTGCTCGCGGGTCGTGCCGCACGCGTTCAACCAGATCTATACCCTGCGCGACGACATCGCCCGCACCAAGGACGAGATCAAGATCCCGCCGGGGACCTTCTACGACGGCATCGACGGCTACATCCTCCGGGTCGGCGACCAGGACAAGACGTCCCGCATGCTCTACGACGTGCAGGTCTACGACCACTCCGCCCACAAGGGCAACATCTCCGTGACGCTGGCCGACTCCGCCATGCTGAAGATGGCCAGGAGCAAGGAATACCTGACCTTCACCCTCTACCACGGGTCCAGCTACCGCGAGGACAACACCCTGCGCTACAACGACACGACGCTGAACCTGCAGCACATCAACTTCGCCCGGCAGGAGCTGCTCATCCCGCTGAAGAACTACAACTTCGAGAAATCCGACTCGGCGCGCTTCGACAACGCGGTCAGGAGCAAGCAGCCGCGCGAACTCCTCCACCAGAGCGATTCGCTGCGCACGTATCTGGATTCGCTCCACCGCCAGCATTACCGGATCGTCCAGCACCATGGCTCCCTGGTGATGGCCCGCCAGCTGGATACGGCGTTCCGCAACAAGGAACGGTCGGATTTCCGTGCGCCGGGTTTCCTGCAGTGGAAAAACCCGGACGAGGACGCGCAGGCCCGGATCCGCGCCGCCGACAACGTCACGAAGCTCAGCGCGGAGATCACCAATTTCCGCTTCGACTCCTACGACCAGAGCTACAACCTCCGGCAGACCGACCTGGCCTACCTGGAGAAATTCGCCTCCGGGCTCGCCTGCTTCCTGCTTTTCTTCATCGGGGCGCCGATGGGCGCGCTGGTGCGCAGCAAGAAGGGCGGCCTCGGCGTGGGACTGATCGTGTCCGTGCTCTTCTTCGTCCTCTATTATGTCATCAACATTTCCGGCAGCAAGCTGGCGCGTGACGGCGCCGTCGAGACGCCTGTCGGCGTCTTCATAGCCTGCGCCATCATCGCCCCGATCGGCGCCTACTTCACCTGGCGGGCGCTTCGGGATGCAGAACTTTTCAACATGGACCAACTGAAGACCTGGTGGCGCAGGCTCGTGAGCCGCGTCTCCCGCGTGTTCCGCCCTACGCGCATTGTATATATGGGCACGCCCGAATTTGCCGTCAAACCGCTCGACGCCCTCGTCCAGGCCGGCTACAAGATTGTCGGCGTGGTGACCGTCGCCGACAAGCCCGCCGGCCGCGGCCTCAAGGTGAACGAGAGCGCCGTCAAGCAATACGCCGTGGCGCACGGCATCCCCGTGCTCCAGCCGGTCAAGCTCAAGGACCCGGAATTCCTCGAGGCGCTGCGCGCCTGGAAGGCCGACCTGTTCGTGGTCGTGGCTTTCCGGATGCTGCCGGAGGAGGTCTGGTCGATGCCGAAACTCGGCACCTTCAACCTCCACGCGGCGCTGCTCCCGCAGTACCGCGGCGCCGCCCCGATCAACTGGGCCGTCATCAACGGCGAGAAGATGTCGGGCGTGACCACGTTCATGATCGACAAGGACATCGACACCGGCGGCATCATCCTCCGCGAGGAGTGCCGCATCCGGCCGGACGAGACAGCCGGCGAGCTGCACGACGAGCTGATGGAGATCGGCTCCGGCCTGGTCCTGCAGACCGTCGAGGGCCTGATCCAGCACAACGTCGAGCTGCGCGTCCAGCGCTCCTTCATCCAGGGCTCCGAGGAGCTCAAGCCGGCGCCGAAGCTCACCCGGGAGCTCTGCCACATCGACTGGACCCGCTCCACCGACGCGGTATACAACCTCGTCCGCGGTCTCTCCCCGTATCCGGCGGCCTTCACCGAGCTCGTCCCCTGCCAGCCTGAGCGCAGCGAAGGATCTGTCCTCAAGATCTACCGCACCGAGAAGCGCCCGGACCTGCACGCGGAGCCCGGCACCGTCCTCTCCGACGGCAAGACCTATTTCGCCGTCGCCACCGCCGACGGCGCCCTGGCCCTGACGGAGGTCCAGCTGGCCGGCAAGAAGAAGATGGCCGTCGCCGAATTCCTCAAGGGATTCCGCGACCCGCAGTCCTGGAAGGCCGTTTAG
- a CDS encoding primary replicative DNA helicase gives MPAQRPGNPRKKDQTVNLETLGLEIGNKPPQAPDVEEAVLGAMLLEPSCVDLAMEELTPSCFYDPKHRMIFEAMSRLVTDHTSVDIITVSSELKAQGNLEAVGGAVVLANLSEKVGSAAHIEYYVKILKQKTIQRDLISASYDILRDSFDDSIKVDDLIDKAQSKVYDAIQSNVRREVQDIGSLINEAMTDIQEMQGNTGLNGVPSGFYSIDRITMGWQKSDLIILAARPSVGKTAFSLNLARNAAVDHHMAVAFFSLEMSAIQLVKRLITSESGLPADKIKGGAKLEDYEWEQLEYKLKALSKAPLYIDDTPGLPLMEFRTKAKNLVKNKGVRLIFVDYLQLMQGPAELKGMREQEVAAISRTLKATAKELDVPIIALSQLSRQAVQRQGGGGKPQLSDLRESGSIEQDADMVLFIHRPDFVGLSENPEDKEKTQIIIAKHRNGETCDIDMLFKSEQIKFVELDDSLDMRAAMTIDSAMNTMVNNEFL, from the coding sequence ATGCCTGCGCAGCGGCCCGGCAATCCTCGCAAGAAAGACCAGACGGTCAACCTCGAGACGCTCGGCCTGGAGATCGGCAACAAGCCGCCCCAGGCCCCCGATGTCGAGGAGGCCGTCCTGGGCGCGATGTTGCTGGAGCCTTCGTGCGTCGACCTGGCGATGGAGGAGCTCACGCCCTCCTGTTTCTACGACCCCAAGCACCGGATGATCTTCGAGGCGATGTCCCGCCTCGTCACGGACCACACGTCGGTCGACATCATCACGGTCAGCAGCGAGCTCAAGGCCCAGGGCAACCTGGAGGCCGTGGGCGGTGCGGTCGTGCTGGCGAACCTGTCCGAGAAGGTCGGTTCCGCCGCGCACATCGAGTACTACGTCAAGATCCTCAAGCAGAAGACCATCCAGCGTGACCTCATCTCCGCTTCCTACGACATCCTCCGGGATTCGTTCGACGATTCGATCAAGGTCGACGACCTGATCGACAAGGCGCAGAGCAAGGTCTACGACGCCATCCAGAGCAACGTCCGCCGCGAGGTGCAGGATATCGGCAGCCTCATCAACGAGGCGATGACCGACATCCAGGAGATGCAGGGCAACACCGGCCTCAACGGCGTGCCGTCGGGCTTCTACAGCATCGACCGCATCACGATGGGCTGGCAGAAATCCGACCTCATCATCCTGGCGGCCCGTCCTTCCGTCGGTAAGACGGCCTTCTCGCTCAACCTGGCGCGCAACGCAGCCGTCGACCACCACATGGCCGTGGCGTTCTTCTCCCTGGAGATGTCCGCCATCCAGCTGGTCAAGCGTCTGATCACCTCCGAGTCCGGCCTGCCCGCCGACAAGATCAAGGGCGGCGCCAAGCTCGAGGACTACGAGTGGGAGCAGCTCGAATACAAGCTGAAGGCCCTCTCCAAGGCGCCGCTCTACATCGACGACACGCCGGGTCTTCCGCTGATGGAGTTCCGCACCAAGGCCAAGAACCTGGTCAAGAACAAGGGCGTGCGCCTGATCTTCGTGGACTACCTGCAGCTGATGCAGGGCCCCGCGGAGCTCAAGGGCATGCGTGAGCAGGAGGTGGCCGCCATCTCCCGTACGCTCAAGGCTACGGCCAAGGAACTCGACGTGCCGATCATCGCGCTCTCCCAGCTCTCCCGCCAGGCCGTGCAGCGGCAGGGCGGCGGCGGCAAGCCGCAGCTGTCCGACCTGCGCGAGTCCGGCTCCATCGAGCAGGACGCCGACATGGTGCTCTTCATCCACCGGCCCGACTTCGTGGGCCTGAGCGAGAATCCCGAGGACAAGGAGAAGACGCAGATCATCATCGCCAAGCACCGCAACGGCGAGACCTGCGACATCGACATGCTCTTCAAGAGCGAGCAGATCAAGTTCGTCGAACTGGACGACTCGCTCGACATGCGGGCTGCGATGACCATCGACTCGGCGATGAACACAATGGTCAACAATGAGTTCTTATAG
- a CDS encoding Peptidase family M23 — MARRIIPVIFDAENFRFGKVPSKVGKTLLLVLAYMLLTFTLAVLVYLAFSLVFRTDTERRLRQEIRMYERLYPDLEEREQLLGDAIANLQYKDNEIYGLVFHSPGAPMLDPMEEDGSFVDVDAIPEQELLGYARNKADSLLQRSRLVDAAFGRIFQALSDSATVLPPMILPIKDITYPQVGASTGRKMNPFYKAYVYHEGLDLIVARGTPVLAAADGTVVSASSSKSTGNTVRISHAGGYETVYAHLESMNVRAGQRVRAGARIGAVGMSGQAFAPHLHYEVRKDGAGRDPVGFFFASVSPSEYVNMLYMSANTLQSMD, encoded by the coding sequence ATGGCTAGAAGAATCATCCCGGTCATATTCGATGCCGAGAATTTCCGTTTCGGCAAGGTGCCGAGCAAGGTCGGGAAGACCCTGCTGCTGGTGCTGGCGTATATGCTCCTGACCTTCACGCTTGCCGTGCTGGTCTATCTGGCTTTCTCGCTGGTGTTCCGTACGGACACCGAGCGCCGCCTGCGCCAGGAGATCCGGATGTACGAGCGCCTCTATCCCGACCTGGAAGAGCGCGAGCAGCTGCTGGGCGACGCGATCGCCAACCTCCAGTACAAGGACAACGAGATCTACGGCCTGGTCTTCCATTCTCCCGGTGCTCCGATGCTGGACCCGATGGAGGAGGACGGTTCCTTCGTGGATGTCGACGCGATCCCCGAGCAGGAGCTGCTCGGCTACGCCCGCAACAAGGCGGACAGCCTGCTGCAGCGCAGCCGGCTGGTCGACGCGGCCTTCGGGCGCATTTTCCAGGCCCTGTCCGACTCCGCGACGGTCCTCCCGCCGATGATCCTCCCGATCAAGGACATCACCTATCCGCAGGTCGGCGCGTCCACCGGCCGCAAGATGAATCCTTTCTACAAGGCCTATGTCTATCACGAGGGCCTCGACCTGATCGTGGCGCGCGGCACGCCCGTGCTGGCCGCCGCCGACGGCACCGTGGTCTCGGCCTCGTCCAGCAAGTCGACCGGCAACACAGTGCGGATTTCCCACGCCGGCGGCTACGAGACGGTCTACGCCCACCTCGAGAGCATGAACGTCCGGGCCGGCCAGCGGGTGCGTGCCGGCGCCCGGATCGGCGCGGTCGGCATGTCCGGCCAGGCCTTCGCCCCGCACCTGCACTACGAAGTGCGCAAGGACGGCGCCGGGCGGGATCCTGTCGGATTTTTCTTCGCCTCCGTCAGCCCTTCGGAATACGTGAACATGCTGTACATGTCGGCGAACACCCTGCAATCAATGGATTAA
- a CDS encoding alanyl-tRNA synthetase → MTSKEIRQKFLEFFASKGHTVVPSAPMVVKNDPTLMFTNAGMNQFKDIFLGNAKAPYLRAADSQKCLRVSGKHNDLEEVGHDTYHHTMFEMLGNWSFGDYFKSEAIDWAWELLTEVYKIDKNLLYATVFEGAAEDGTTLDTEAQQAWRKYLPEDHILLGNKHDNFWEMGETGPCGPCSEIHIDIRTAEEKAASGIAGRDLVNKSDPHVIEIWNLVFMQYQRMADGHLESLPARNIDTGMGFERLCAVLQGKNSNYDSDVFTGMLARIGALSGHKYGESDKTDVAMRVIADHIRAISFSIADGQLPSNVKAGYVIRRILRRAVRYGYTFLGLSEPFLCQLVQQLVDDMGEAYPEIARQQKFIESVIREEEMAFLRTLDRGIRLMDECMERSKDSKVIAGADAFKLYDTYGFPIDLTELIAAENGFTVDQAGFQAELQQQKDRARNATANTFGDWTVYHEGEDVEFVGFDTTEVEGALLLKQRTVVQKNKEMLQLVFDRTPFYGEMGGEIGDTGVITAADGEQIRILNTVKENNLTIHIAERLPQDCSGAFKLSVEADRRQRIANNHSCTHLLHRALREILGTHVEQKGSFVGDQGFRFDFSHFEKLSDEQIAQVESRVNELIRSNFPLAEKRDATMDEARALGAMALFGEKYGDRVRVVRFGPSVELCGGCHTSATGNIGFFKITGESAIAAGIRRIEAVTGAQAEELVCGMQSLIKTARGFFNNAPDLAGAIQKMLEDNATFKKQAEEFAKQKAADFARQLAAKAQPKGGVQLIVAAEAGQECDSALVRNAALTLQKELKNTVLVGAYASEGKPQLVLMYSDDLVAAGRNAGKDIRDAARFIQGGGGGQPGLATAGGKNVDGLKQALDALVETATR, encoded by the coding sequence ATGACCTCCAAGGAAATCAGACAGAAATTCCTCGAATTCTTTGCATCCAAGGGCCATACCGTCGTGCCGTCCGCACCGATGGTGGTCAAGAACGACCCGACCCTGATGTTCACCAATGCGGGCATGAACCAGTTCAAGGACATCTTCCTGGGCAATGCCAAGGCCCCGTACCTGCGGGCCGCCGACTCCCAGAAGTGCCTCCGCGTGAGCGGCAAGCACAACGACCTGGAGGAAGTCGGCCACGACACCTACCACCACACGATGTTCGAGATGCTCGGCAACTGGAGCTTCGGCGACTACTTCAAGTCCGAGGCCATCGACTGGGCCTGGGAGCTGCTGACGGAGGTCTACAAGATCGACAAGAACCTCCTCTACGCCACCGTGTTCGAGGGCGCCGCCGAAGACGGCACCACGCTCGACACCGAGGCGCAGCAGGCCTGGCGCAAATATCTTCCGGAGGACCACATCCTCCTGGGCAACAAGCACGACAACTTCTGGGAGATGGGCGAGACCGGCCCCTGCGGCCCCTGCTCCGAGATCCACATCGACATCCGCACGGCGGAGGAGAAGGCCGCTTCCGGCATCGCCGGCCGCGACCTGGTCAACAAGTCCGACCCGCACGTGATCGAAATCTGGAACCTCGTGTTCATGCAGTACCAGCGCATGGCCGACGGCCACCTCGAGTCCCTGCCCGCCCGCAACATCGACACCGGCATGGGCTTCGAGCGCCTCTGCGCCGTGCTCCAGGGCAAGAACAGCAACTACGACTCCGACGTCTTCACCGGCATGCTCGCCCGCATCGGCGCGCTCTCCGGCCACAAATACGGCGAGTCCGACAAGACCGACGTGGCGATGCGCGTGATCGCGGACCACATCCGCGCGATCAGCTTCAGCATCGCCGACGGCCAGCTGCCGTCCAACGTCAAGGCCGGCTACGTGATCCGCCGCATCCTGCGCCGCGCGGTCCGCTACGGCTACACCTTCCTCGGGCTCAGCGAGCCCTTCCTCTGCCAGCTCGTCCAGCAGCTCGTGGACGACATGGGCGAGGCCTATCCGGAGATCGCCCGGCAGCAGAAATTCATCGAGAGCGTCATCCGCGAGGAGGAGATGGCCTTCCTGCGCACCCTCGACCGCGGCATCCGCCTGATGGACGAGTGCATGGAGCGCAGCAAGGACAGCAAGGTCATCGCCGGCGCCGACGCCTTCAAGCTCTACGACACCTACGGCTTCCCGATCGACCTGACGGAGCTGATCGCCGCCGAGAACGGCTTCACTGTGGACCAGGCGGGCTTCCAGGCCGAGCTGCAGCAGCAGAAGGACCGCGCCCGCAACGCCACCGCCAACACCTTCGGCGACTGGACGGTCTACCACGAGGGCGAGGACGTCGAGTTCGTGGGCTTCGACACCACCGAGGTCGAGGGCGCCCTGCTGCTCAAGCAGCGCACCGTCGTCCAGAAGAACAAGGAGATGCTCCAGCTGGTCTTCGACCGCACCCCGTTCTACGGCGAGATGGGCGGCGAGATCGGCGACACGGGCGTGATCACCGCCGCCGACGGCGAGCAGATCCGCATCCTCAACACCGTCAAGGAAAACAACCTCACCATCCATATCGCGGAGCGCCTGCCGCAGGACTGCAGCGGCGCCTTCAAGCTCAGCGTTGAGGCCGACCGCCGTCAGCGTATCGCCAACAACCACAGCTGCACGCACCTGCTGCACCGCGCCCTGCGCGAGATTCTCGGCACCCACGTGGAGCAGAAGGGTTCCTTCGTGGGCGACCAGGGTTTCCGCTTCGACTTCTCCCATTTCGAGAAGCTCTCCGACGAGCAGATCGCCCAGGTGGAGAGCCGCGTCAACGAGCTGATCCGCAGCAATTTCCCGCTGGCGGAGAAGCGTGACGCCACGATGGACGAGGCCCGCGCGTTGGGCGCCATGGCGCTCTTCGGCGAGAAATACGGCGACCGCGTCCGCGTGGTCCGCTTCGGCCCGAGCGTGGAGCTCTGCGGCGGCTGCCACACCTCCGCCACCGGCAACATCGGCTTCTTCAAGATCACCGGCGAGTCCGCCATCGCGGCCGGCATCCGCCGCATCGAGGCCGTGACCGGCGCGCAGGCCGAGGAGCTCGTCTGCGGCATGCAGAGCCTGATCAAGACCGCCCGCGGCTTCTTCAACAACGCCCCCGACCTCGCGGGCGCCATCCAGAAGATGCTCGAGGACAACGCCACCTTCAAGAAGCAGGCGGAAGAATTCGCGAAGCAGAAGGCGGCCGACTTCGCCCGTCAGCTCGCCGCCAAGGCGCAGCCGAAGGGCGGCGTCCAGCTGATCGTCGCCGCCGAGGCCGGCCAGGAGTGCGATTCCGCGCTGGTGCGCAACGCCGCGCTGACGCTCCAGAAGGAGCTGAAGAATACCGTTCTCGTGGGCGCGTACGCCTCCGAGGGCAAGCCGCAGCTGGTCCTGATGTATTCCGACGACCTCGTGGCCGCGGGCCGCAACGCCGGCAAGGACATCCGCGACGCCGCCAGGTTCATCCAGGGCGGCGGCGGTGGCCAGCCCGGCCTCGCGACTGCCGGCGGCAAGAACGTCGACGGCCTCAAGCAGGCCCTCGACGCCCTCGTCGAAACCGCCACGCGTTAA
- a CDS encoding positive regulator of sigma(E), RseC/MucC, translated as MSSYSEISHRGRIVSVTPEFTTVEIVSESACAACHARGLCSLGDSKVKQVEVPTRGWDNYTVGQEVSVVLRATMGHKAVWLAYVVPLLVMVAALLGILAAGGSELLAGLGAIGAVAVYYGVIWLLRDRLRKEYVFNIK; from the coding sequence ATGAGTTCTTATAGTGAGATAAGCCATCGCGGCCGGATCGTCTCGGTCACGCCGGAATTCACGACTGTCGAGATCGTGTCCGAATCCGCCTGTGCCGCCTGTCACGCCCGGGGCCTCTGCAGCCTGGGCGACAGCAAGGTCAAGCAGGTCGAGGTGCCGACCCGCGGCTGGGACAACTACACCGTCGGACAGGAAGTGTCCGTCGTCCTGCGCGCCACCATGGGCCACAAGGCCGTCTGGCTGGCGTATGTGGTGCCCCTGCTCGTGATGGTGGCCGCCCTGCTCGGTATCCTGGCCGCGGGCGGCTCCGAACTTCTCGCAGGCCTGGGCGCCATCGGCGCCGTCGCCGTGTACTATGGCGTGATCTGGCTGCTGCGGGACCGTCTACGCAAAGAATACGTATTTAATATTAAATAA
- a CDS encoding DNA-binding transcriptional regulator, MerR family: protein MEKLFYSIGEVAGILDESVSLVRFWSNSFPKFIKPQRNAKGNRQFTAADVETFKQIHHLVKDRGLTLEGAALQLAADRRPVDRSVKAIESLKEIRAQLMEIKKNIS from the coding sequence ATGGAGAAACTATTCTATTCGATCGGTGAAGTGGCCGGGATCCTGGATGAATCCGTGTCCCTGGTTCGATTCTGGTCCAACTCCTTCCCGAAATTCATCAAGCCCCAGCGCAACGCGAAGGGCAACCGTCAGTTCACCGCGGCCGACGTGGAGACTTTCAAGCAGATCCACCACCTGGTCAAGGACCGCGGTCTCACTCTGGAAGGCGCCGCCCTGCAGCTGGCCGCCGACCGCCGCCCCGTGGACCGGAGCGTCAAGGCGATCGAATCGCTGAAGGAAATCCGGGCCCAACTTATGGAGATTAAGAAAAATATTTCGTAA